The following are encoded together in the Tripterygium wilfordii isolate XIE 37 chromosome 18, ASM1340144v1, whole genome shotgun sequence genome:
- the LOC119984801 gene encoding putative ripening-related protein 1: MKSTVSFKSSAFLFVILIWTSCLDIEALQCSPSGKIKGKKPPPGQCNTENDSDCCKQGKFYPTYKCSPPVSGNTKAYLTLNSFQKGGDGGGPSECDNQYHSDDTPVVALSTGWFNNKGRCLHNITISANGRSVVAMVVDECDSTMGCDGDHDYQPPCPNNIVDASKAVWKALGVPHGQWGGLDITWSDA, from the coding sequence ATGAAGAGTACTGTTTCCTTCAAGTCAAGCgcttttctttttgtcattctGATCTGGACATCATGTTTGGACATTGAAGCTCTGCAATGTAGCCCAAGTGGCAAAATTAAGGGAAAGAAGCCTCCTCCAGGACAATGCAACACAGAGAATGACTCTGACTGCTGCAAACAAGGCAAATTCTACCCTACTTACAAATGCTCGCCGCCAGTTTCTGGCAATACAAAGGCCTACCTCACTCTCAACAGCTTTCAGAAAGGTGGAGATGGTGGCGGCCCATCTGAGTGTGACAACCAATACCACTCCGACGACACACCAGTTGTTGCATTGTCAACTGGATGGTTCAATAACAAAGGCAGGTGCCTTCACAACATCACTATCAGCGCCAACGGGCGCAGCGTGGTGGCTATGGTGGTGGATGAGTGTGACTCAACCATGGGATGTGATGGAGATCATGACTATCAGCCTCCGTGTCCTAACAACATTGTTGATGCCTCAAAGGCTGTGTGGAAAGCTTTGGGAGTACCTCATGGCCAGTGGGGTGGCCTAGATATTACCTGGTCTGATGCTTGA